In the Arthrobacter sp. CDRTa11 genome, GTGACGGCTTCGATTAGCGGCGTCAGCCCGTTGGGCCAGAGGGATTCGTCCACGTACCAGTCGCCGAGCCCGGCGTGATCGTCGCGGCGGCCGCGGAACCAGCCGTCGTCGAGCACAAAGCGTTCCACGCCGAGGTCCGCGGCGGATTCCGCGAGTTCGATCAGGGTGGTGAGGTTGTGATCGAAGTAGACGGCTTCCCATGTGTTCAGCACGACCGGGCGGGCCTTGCCGTCGGCGCCGCTGGGAAGCACGTGGTGCGGGCGGGACCGGAACCAGCTGTAAAAGGCCTCGCTGATGCCATCTAGTCCGCGATCGGAGTAGGCGGCGAAGAGAATGGGCGTGGTGTAGCTAGCGCCTGGCTGGAGGATGACCTCTGCGGGACCCAGGAGTTCAGCGCCGCCGATCAATGTGCGGCCATCTCCTATGGTGTCAGCGAATTGTTCGTGGTTGCCGCTCCAGGCCAGGTGGGTGGCCCAGACCTTGCCGTGACGGTTGCCGAAGTTTGCCGTGCCTGCGGCAAAAAGCAGGGAGGAATCGTGTCCTGTGCGGCCGTGCCGGCCGGTCCTGACCCAGGTGCCTTGCTGGATGGAGCGACGCTGGGGGTGGTTTTCACGGGCCCAGCGGCCGGTCAGGTCCAGGACTTCGACGGCGTCCGGTCCCACCGGGAGGGCAGTGGCCAGTTCGTCGAGCTGGTACGGTGTGGCGCCGTCGTTAGTGACTGTGTGCCGCACTTCCAGTAGGCCGCCCTCGTGCAGCATCAGGGATGATTCGACTGTAATGCCGGCTTCGGTATCGGACTGGACGATGACGGCGGAGTTGTGCTCAGAGGTGACCGTGACGACTCGCAGGCGGGGGGAGAAATCCAGTCCGGAGACGCCGTCGGCAAGCCGATGGCCACGGAGTGCCGGGCGTCCGCTCCAGCCCGAGGATGCCTGCGGCAGGAGACCTGTCGGGACGGCCGCGTCAATGGCGGAGGGCGGAATGGGCTCGACGAGGATAGCGAGACCGGGTAGGTTCTCGCCCAGGTCCGAGCCCCAGTGGATGATCTCGGCTTCCCCGCTGTCGAAGCTGATCAGCAGACTGGTACTGGCGAAACGGAGGTGCAGGGGTTCCATACGAGGGATCTCTTTCGGTAATTATTGTGGTCCGGTGAGCCGGATGACTTGTTTCAGTGATGAGGTTGGTGGATGCCGCCGTAGCGAGGAGAAACGGCGGCATCCACCTCCGACTGCGACCACGTGCGGAGTCACGGTTTTGGGGAAAGGCGCCTACTTGAAGGGGTTTTTCACCTGTTCGTTGGCTGCGGTCAAAGAGCTGGCAGGCTGCTTGCCGGATAGTACGCAGTCCATGGCAGGCTTCATGACGGCCACGATCGTCGCGGCATCATGGCCGGAAGGATGAGCAGCAGGGCAATTGTTTCGGCAATATCTACTCGGCGATTCGGGTGCGGGAGAACCGGCGCTCGGCGCCGCAACGGTTGGGGACGTAGTTGGAGCGGTGTTGCATCCGGTGAGCGAGACGGTGATGACGACGGCGCCGACAAAAACGACGGTACGAAATCTCACCTGGTGGCCTTTCCGCAACGAGACGACGCTGCTTGCTTGAAGTAAAGCGGAACTGTTCACGATATGTAGAGGCCGAGGCCAGCTGTGCGGTTCTTTCGGTCCTGCTGATCCACGCTCGAACTTCGGCATGTTATCGGCGGCCCCGGCCATCGATCCGCCTCGAGGGTGCTGGCGGTTTGCCAGCAGGATCGGGAGGCCCCGTGGGCGAGGGCTCGTTCGTCCGGGCTCTGCCGAGGTCCACGGTAGCGAGGATCGCTGGAGTCAAGGAGTCCCTGTCAGTACCTCTCTCCGGGGGCGCCGTTCCGGCCTCAAGTTCCAGGGTCAGCTGCGGACTCTTCCACGGCTGGGAACGGCTCGTCGTCCAGCAACGGGACGGACACCGGCGCGCTTAGCGAATCACTGGAGCAGACGATGGCGGTGGCACCGGCCGGCGCAGACACCAGCCTTGGTCCACGACGCACTGCGCGAGCTGCAGCCGGCCCCGGGGTGTGAGAAGAGCGTTTAAGGGGGGGACATGAAGACCTCCGTGTGTGGAATTGGACTCCAGACAAGCCCCACTCCACCCGGAGGTCTTCTTCATGTCACCAAACCAAGCCGAGCGTCACTAACGTCCGGGTTATACGACTAGACGGCGGCCAAGGTGTCAGTCAAAGCCTTGATGATTGCCTCTGTGACATCGCCGGTGGTGGCCTTCCCTCCGACGTCGCTGGTCAGGTGGCCAGAGCCGGTGGCGGCTTCGATGGCGGCTTCGACCCGGCGGGCTTCCTCGTGCAGGCCGAAGTGATCAAGCATTAGCGCTGCGCTGGCGATTGCGCCGATGGGGTTACTTATGCCCTTGCCGGCGATGTCCGGGGCAGAGCCGTGGACCGGTTCGAACATGGACGGGAAGCGGCGCTCCGGGTTCAGGTTCGCGCTGGCTGCCAGGCCTAGGCTTCCGGCCAGGGCCGAGCCCAGGTCCGAGAGGATGTCGGCGTTCAGGTTCGAAGCCACGACGACGGACAGGTCTTCGGGGTGCAAGATAAACTTGGCGCTCATTGCGTCCACCAGCACGCTTTCGGTCGTCACGTCCGGGTAATCCTGGGCGACGCGCTGGAAAGTTTCGTCCCAGAGAACCATGCCGTACTGCTGGGCATTGGACTTGGTCACGGATGAAACCTTCTTGACTGTGCGGGTTCGGGCCAGGTCGAAGGCGAAGCGCATGATGCGTTCGCAGCCCTTTTCGGTGAACAGCGCGGTCTGCAGGGCCACTTCGTTGCCTGGGCCGCGGCCGCTGAGGTTGCGTCCGCCCAGGCCTGCATATTCGCCTTCGCTGTTTTCACGAACCACAACCCAATCAAGCTTGACGTTGTCGGCTTTGCGGAGCGGGGATTGGATGCCGGCCAGGAACTTCACGGGGCGGATGTTGGCCCACTGATCGAAGTTCTGGGTGATCTTCAGGCGCAGGCCCCAGAGACTGATGTGGTCAGGTACATTTTCCCAGCCCACGGCGCCGAAGTAGATGGCATCAAAGTCCTTGAGGACCTCCAAGCCATCGGGGTGCATCATCTGGCCTGTCTTCTCGTAGTAACCGCAGCCCCAAGGGAACTCGGTCCATTCGAAGGCGAACTTGCCATTGGAGTCTTCGGCCAGGGCATCCAAGACGAGGCGGCCTGCCGAAACTACTTCCTTCCCAACACCGTCGGCGGGGATTGAAGCGATGCTGAATTTCTGGGTGGCGCTCATGTGCCAGCCTCCTCGTAGAGTGTTAAGCAGTGAGCCCGTTCGCGCAACACGGCGTTCTTTCCCTTCAAGCAGACTGCAAGCTCGTTGATGTCGTCCAAGACCAAGATTCGATACCTTAGATAGGCTCAGCCTGTAGATACTGGCGGGATAGCCTTGGTCTCCGCGCCCACGGAAGCGTGGAGCTCCGCGGCAGCCAGGAAGGCCCGGGCTGCGGGTGTCAGGTCGTCCTTACGGCTTAGGATGGCAACGTTCAGGTTGGAGACTGGCTCAATGAGCAGAGTTCTGAGTCCTGATTTGTGGGCCAGCGGTGCCCATGCGGATGGCATAACCGCGTGTCCCACGCCCGCCAGGACAAGTGGCAGGATGGAGGTTCGGTGGGCAACTTCGACGACGATTTCCGTGTTGATGCCGTGGGCCAGCGCGTCATCGACAAGCCACCGCATCAGGGATCCGCGCTGGCTGGCGATTAGCCGGTGGTCAGCTAAATCTTCGCGCTGAATGGACACTCCAGGCTTAAAGGTGTCAGCTTGGGGATTGACAATGAGAATCAGGGGCTGGCTTTCCAAATGAAGGACCTGAATTCCTGACACCCTGATGGGCCTGGGGGAGCCGGCCAGGCCGATCTCGGAACTGCCGGATCGGACAGAGTGGATAACTTCTTCAGGTGTAAATGCGGCACGGATACTTAGCCGCACGGAGGGGTGCAATCGGGTGAAATTCGCGACTGTGGAGGTTAGTGGCTCGATGCCGGGGGAGGGCATGGTGATGATGTCCAGCCGCCCGGAGCGGATACCGCGGAGAGCCTGAACGGCCGACTGCGCCGCTTCTAGATCACGCATGACCAGTCTCGCCGGTCCGACCAGTTCCTTTCCCGCTTCGCTGAGGACCGCGCGTCCGCCGATGCGATGGAACAGGGGCACCCCCAGTTCCTTCTCCAGACCGGCGATGGCCTGGGAAAGGGAGGGCTGGGCGATAAGTAAATGCTCTGCCGCACGGTTGAACCCGTTTTGGTCAACCACTGCCAAGAAATACTTCAGCTTCCGAGTATCCACACAACTCCTTCACGCGTTCGACGTTGAGGTTCTCGGCAGCCCCTCGGCTCTTCAAACTAACGAAGGATAGAACAAAGCGTAGATACCTACGTCTATCAATCGGATGGTACTAGGTTTTAGAGGTACTAGGACGCGTGAAGGATCAGGTGCTTGAGGTCATCAAGGGTCTGTTGCATGTGCGCGTCCATGGCTTCGCGCGACCGGCCCGGGTTGCGCGATTCCAGCGCCTCGGCAATGTTCCGGTGATGCGCGATTGCGTGCTCCTGGATGGGTGGCGCGGCAGATGTTTCTGCCCGGCGCTTTTCCAGCACCCGGTGGAGCGGCTCGAAGAGGACTTGCACAAACACGTTCTCGGACGCCCTGAGAATCAGGGCATGGAAGGCCAGGTCAGCCGCTACAAAGGCGGTCAGGTCATTGACCTCGTGGGCTGCCCGCATCGCAGCGACATAGCCGAACAATTGTTGGATACCTGCATCGCTGATCCGGTCGGCCGCGAGTTCGCAGGCCCCGGTTTCGAGCACTCGGCACAGTTCGATGAGTTGCACGGAGGCCTCGGCGTCGTTCTGGCCCTCTGACGCGACGCGGAGGAGAGCTTCCAGCGAGGCCCAACGGCTCAACGGGTTCACAAATGTCCCGCGGCCGCGTTCCACGCTCAGGATCCGCTGCGCTTCGAGGGTTTTCATGGCTTCGCGCACCGTCATGCGGCTCACGTCGTGTTTGGCGCTGAGGTCATGCTCTCCGGGCACGCTGGATCCAGGCGGAAAGTCCCCGGCAATGATCCGATCAAGGAGCTCATCTGCAACAACTCCTACCAGTGTTTTCCGGGCCATACTTTCCCCTTGCCGTTGTCGCCAGATATGTCTGAAAGGCCTTTTTGCGCGCTTCTATGTCCCGCGCCAGTTATCGAATTCCTTTGCCTTGCGTCAGTCTTTGATCATCGGTAGCCGACATAGGATGTCGCGTACTTAATTCAGGGGTGGGGTGTCGGCTGGAATGACGCCGCCTGCATATAGGTCGGCGGCGAGATCCCGAAGCGCGCGCAGGGCGACACGTTGAGTGAAGGGGCCATATGAGATGCGGGCGACCCCAAGTTCTTGCATTTCGGCAGCCGGTAGGGCCCCCGGTGCGCCGCCGCCCACAGATAGCTTTCCTTTCCCCAGTCCGTCGACCAGAGGCTCAATGACCTGGCGGGTTCGTGCTCCCGGAACGAACACCAACGCGGCACCGGCGTCGAGGAACGCTCGGCCCCGGGCGACGGCGTCATCGATGCTGTCACTGATGGGGCGGTCACCGCCCAGCATGATCGCGTCCGTGCGGGCGTTAAGCTGAAACGCGATGCCTTCATCGTCGACCGCGGCAATGATGGCTTGCACGCGGGTGACAGCTTCATCGAAGGGTCGAAGCCTGTCTTCCACGTTGGCTCCTACAACGCCCAGACCGATAGCCCTGCGAATCGTCTCAGCGGGGTCATCGTAACCGTCATCAAGGTCGGCCGTGACGGGAAGGTCAACGGCGTCCACGATCGTCTTGACCCCTGCCAGTGCCAACTTCAGGGGCATCGTGCCGTCGGCGTAACCATACATGGCGGCGATAGAGTGGCCAGCCGTAGCGATTGCCCTCGTCTCCGGAAGCGCCGCCACGGTTGCTGCGCTGATGGCATCCCACACGTTTACAACGCGCAGGATCTCCTGTGCCTCGTGCAGCGCTTTCAACTGTTGTGCGCGGTCTGATTGGCTTGTTGCGGACATTCTTCTTCCGTTCTTTGTCGGTCACTTGCGCTGACATTTAGCGGCGGTTCTAGAGTGGCGCCCTTCCCCCGCCCCGGCCGGCCGTCCTCGCCGAGGACGTCTGACCGTCATGAGGAATCAGCCGCCGCTGTACGAAGTTGGTGTTCTCTGGTGAGGTCCCGACGGTTAACGGATTTCCAATTCATGGCCTCCTTCAAGGCTTGCCTCGCCGAGTAGCTGAGATTGGCCGAAGTTGTCAAGCCCTTTCAATCCTGCACTCGGGGTTCCACGCTGGGTCGCAAAAGTGAATGTATCCCATAGTGTGAGAAATGGTCAACCATCCTGAGTTGTCGAATAGGCAACTCTCGCAAACCCGTACCCAGTGCTCCGGTGCAGGGGGCGGGGGGATGCTCAGCTACGGATGCCCGATGGTCGAAGTTATCAAGGAGCCGATGCGTTTAAACAGACCAGGGAACTGGAGGAGGAAACGCGACTTGCCCTGCCGGCGGAAAGCAGAAGGGCCTAACGGCTAGTATTCGTTGCACATGATCAGCTTCGACTTACAGTCCGGGTGACTTCCGGCGGCCGGACATCCGGTACTTCGTCGTCGTCGACGAATACATCCGCGCTACGCTGGCCATAATTCTGCATCCGTCGTTCAAGGCCTGTGACGTAGTCGCGGTGGGGGACAATCGCCGGGACCGGGACCGGGACCGTCGCGACGTGCGTCAGGTGTGACAACAACGGCCTTCGAGGACTTCACGGCTGGCCAGGAGCGGTGCGCCGTTCAGGCGAAATCTGCAGGTCCATCGCGATGGATCCGAGGGCAGCCGCCGACCAAAACAGGCTCAGCTTCGCTAAGCGACTCCAGATCCATAGGTCATTGACTAATTCTCACAATGATGGATATGGTCAGTTCTAGCTGGATGACGGGGACGCTCCATAGTCCGCGGAGGGTTCAGAACTAGATAAGACGTCACCGCAGCACAGGCCGAAGGGCCCCGACACTACCCCCTTTCGTTGGTACTCGAGGCACGCCTGCTATCAGGCTGCCATGGGTTCAGATAGATGTTTTCGTGTTCCACTCAAGGAGGAGAAGGTACATGCAGAGAAGAAACCTTACAACCGAGACAGGAGCAGCCGCGGTCGCCCTGCAATCGCCAGGAGTAGCCCCTCGCAAAGTGCAAGAACCCTCCGCTACGCGGCGAAGAATCGGCTCTATCGCCTGGTCCTCGTTGCCGCCACTGGTGTTCGTGGCGATCCTTCTGGCGTGGGCCGCAGCAGTCGAATTATTCAGAATTCCCGCGTATCTCCTTCCCGGACCCCTTGCCGTATTCGAACGTCTATTCAGTGATGTAAACAGTTTGTGGACCCATACACAGTCCACTCTGGTTGTGCTTGTAATCGGACTGCTGCTCAGCATCGTCATCGGCATCCCTCTGGGCCTGGTCATTGCACTTTCAAGGACTGCCAAACAGTTGCTTTACCCGCAGGTTATGGTCCTGCAGCTGGTACCGAAGATCGCGATCGCCCCGCTGCTCCTGGTGTGGCTCGGGTTCAGCCTCGATACCAAGGTCGCTTTGGTCGTTCTAATAACATTCTTTCCCTTGCTTATGGCAAGCATCAGCGGATTCAGGATTCTCGACGACAGACTCCTCTACTTGACGCGATCCATGGGAGCGAGTCGGTGGCAGACATTCTGGTCACTTCGGTTCCCTGCAGCTCTTCCAGTGATTTTCTCCGGGATTAAGACTTCCGCGACTATCGCGATCACCGGTGCACTCGTCGCGGAGTTCCTTGGATCGAATAGCGGTTTGGGCTATGCACTACTTCGGGCAAGCGGCGCGATGGATACGGAGTACATGTTTGCCATC is a window encoding:
- a CDS encoding alpha-galactosidase, whose translation is MEPLHLRFASTSLLISFDSGEAEIIHWGSDLGENLPGLAILVEPIPPSAIDAAVPTGLLPQASSGWSGRPALRGHRLADGVSGLDFSPRLRVVTVTSEHNSAVIVQSDTEAGITVESSLMLHEGGLLEVRHTVTNDGATPYQLDELATALPVGPDAVEVLDLTGRWARENHPQRRSIQQGTWVRTGRHGRTGHDSSLLFAAGTANFGNRHGKVWATHLAWSGNHEQFADTIGDGRTLIGGAELLGPAEVILQPGASYTTPILFAAYSDRGLDGISEAFYSWFRSRPHHVLPSGADGKARPVVLNTWEAVYFDHNLTTLIELAESAADLGVERFVLDDGWFRGRRDDHAGLGDWYVDESLWPNGLTPLIEAVTSNDMEFGLWVEPEMVNLDSDIARAHPDWIVGPASKSHKDGGRLPLEWRNQHIIDLVNPEAWQYIFDRIDALLRDNNISYLKWDQNRDLLEHGHAGRSSVHEQTLAAYRLFDQLRKAHPDVEIESCSSGGARVDLGILERTDRIWASDCNDALERQTIQRWTGLVVPPELVGAHVGPTTSHTTARTHDLSFRAITALFGHFGMEWDVRDVQGAERTELKRFIGLYKQHRDLIHSGRMVRADLAEDSLMLHGVVPQAGAEVTAGSTSALFALVSTGSAFNQQPGRITIPGLEADRTYRIEAIFPLPSDADYEYNYTQVQPPAWMADGADATGRFLSTVGLPMPVLNPEHAVLLQVTAV
- a CDS encoding tartrate dehydrogenase; this translates as MSATQKFSIASIPADGVGKEVVSAGRLVLDALAEDSNGKFAFEWTEFPWGCGYYEKTGQMMHPDGLEVLKDFDAIYFGAVGWENVPDHISLWGLRLKITQNFDQWANIRPVKFLAGIQSPLRKADNVKLDWVVVRENSEGEYAGLGGRNLSGRGPGNEVALQTALFTEKGCERIMRFAFDLARTRTVKKVSSVTKSNAQQYGMVLWDETFQRVAQDYPDVTTESVLVDAMSAKFILHPEDLSVVVASNLNADILSDLGSALAGSLGLAASANLNPERRFPSMFEPVHGSAPDIAGKGISNPIGAIASAALMLDHFGLHEEARRVEAAIEAATGSGHLTSDVGGKATTGDVTEAIIKALTDTLAAV
- a CDS encoding LysR family transcriptional regulator; this translates as MDTRKLKYFLAVVDQNGFNRAAEHLLIAQPSLSQAIAGLEKELGVPLFHRIGGRAVLSEAGKELVGPARLVMRDLEAAQSAVQALRGIRSGRLDIITMPSPGIEPLTSTVANFTRLHPSVRLSIRAAFTPEEVIHSVRSGSSEIGLAGSPRPIRVSGIQVLHLESQPLILIVNPQADTFKPGVSIQREDLADHRLIASQRGSLMRWLVDDALAHGINTEIVVEVAHRTSILPLVLAGVGHAVMPSAWAPLAHKSGLRTLLIEPVSNLNVAILSRKDDLTPAARAFLAAAELHASVGAETKAIPPVSTG
- a CDS encoding FadR/GntR family transcriptional regulator, which translates into the protein MARKTLVGVVADELLDRIIAGDFPPGSSVPGEHDLSAKHDVSRMTVREAMKTLEAQRILSVERGRGTFVNPLSRWASLEALLRVASEGQNDAEASVQLIELCRVLETGACELAADRISDAGIQQLFGYVAAMRAAHEVNDLTAFVAADLAFHALILRASENVFVQVLFEPLHRVLEKRRAETSAAPPIQEHAIAHHRNIAEALESRNPGRSREAMDAHMQQTLDDLKHLILHAS
- a CDS encoding isocitrate lyase/PEP mutase family protein, encoding MSATSQSDRAQQLKALHEAQEILRVVNVWDAISAATVAALPETRAIATAGHSIAAMYGYADGTMPLKLALAGVKTIVDAVDLPVTADLDDGYDDPAETIRRAIGLGVVGANVEDRLRPFDEAVTRVQAIIAAVDDEGIAFQLNARTDAIMLGGDRPISDSIDDAVARGRAFLDAGAALVFVPGARTRQVIEPLVDGLGKGKLSVGGGAPGALPAAEMQELGVARISYGPFTQRVALRALRDLAADLYAGGVIPADTPPLN
- a CDS encoding ABC transporter permease, which produces MAILLAWAAAVELFRIPAYLLPGPLAVFERLFSDVNSLWTHTQSTLVVLVIGLLLSIVIGIPLGLVIALSRTAKQLLYPQVMVLQLVPKIAIAPLLLVWLGFSLDTKVALVVLITFFPLLMASISGFRILDDRLLYLTRSMGASRWQTFWSLRFPAALPVIFSGIKTSATIAITGALVAEFLGSNSGLGYALLRASGAMDTEYMFAILVILTVIGVILNYLVEGVEWLLTPWQRRSA